Proteins encoded together in one Pseudomonas arsenicoxydans window:
- a CDS encoding methyl-accepting chemotaxis protein, producing the protein MQAMQQMGAGLSTIVSGLQAGIEQLASSAQSLSAVTEQTNLEVSSQKEETEQVATAMNQMTATVHDVARNAEEAAQAAQTADDKVESGQQVVRQSMARIEQLADSATSASSSIESLSAEIQNIGTVLSVIKSVAEQTNLLALNAAIEAARAGEQGRGFAVVADEVRALAKRTQQSTEEIERLVSALRSAAQSSVRQIQSSGELVKLAVSDALQTESALGSIAAAVSLIQQMNQQIAAAAEEQSSVAEEINRSVTSIRASADQSSLAMQGNAASSIELAQLGVELKGMVGHFRL; encoded by the coding sequence ATGCAGGCGATGCAACAGATGGGGGCTGGCCTGAGCACCATCGTTAGTGGCTTGCAGGCCGGCATCGAGCAGTTGGCGAGCTCGGCACAGTCGCTGTCGGCGGTGACCGAGCAGACCAACCTTGAGGTCAGCAGTCAGAAGGAAGAAACCGAGCAGGTTGCCACGGCGATGAATCAGATGACGGCGACGGTGCACGATGTTGCGCGTAACGCCGAGGAAGCTGCGCAAGCTGCGCAGACGGCCGATGACAAGGTTGAAAGCGGCCAGCAGGTGGTGCGTCAGAGTATGGCGCGGATTGAGCAGCTGGCGGATTCGGCGACTTCGGCGAGTTCGAGTATCGAAAGCTTGAGTGCGGAAATTCAGAACATCGGCACGGTGCTCAGTGTGATCAAAAGTGTTGCCGAGCAAACCAATCTGTTGGCGCTCAATGCGGCTATCGAGGCCGCGCGGGCCGGTGAGCAGGGCAGGGGGTTTGCGGTGGTGGCTGATGAGGTTCGGGCACTGGCCAAGCGGACTCAGCAGTCGACTGAGGAGATCGAGCGTCTGGTGAGTGCCCTGCGTTCGGCGGCGCAGTCGTCGGTGCGACAGATTCAGAGCAGTGGTGAGTTGGTTAAGCTGGCGGTGAGTGACGCTTTGCAGACTGAGAGTGCGTTGGGGAGTATTGCGGCGGCGGTGTCGTTGATTCAGCAGATGAACCAGCAGATTGCTGCGGCAGCCGAGGAGCAGAGTTCGGTGGCTGAGGAGATTAATCGCAGTGTGACGAGTATCCGTGCGAGTGCGGATCAGTCTTCGCTGGCGATGCAGGGGAATGCGGCGTCGAGTATTGAGTTGGCGCAGTTGGGGGTTGAGTTGAAGGGGATGGTGGGGCACTTTCGGCTCTGA
- a CDS encoding aminotransferase-like domain-containing protein: MELRIDRQALVPVVQQIVDALAGWVRHNELMPGARLPSARHIARVNLLSQSCVVEACERLVAEGVLASRHRAGFIVAIPAPVAQEQQDCPWFEGAEMKHGGAAGELKLGCGGLPERWRETDDLSYAIRQVSRTDMAGLFSYSTSLGLPVLRQQIRKRLELLSIEVDENRILTTAGASHGLDLIVRTLLNPGDCVVVERPGYSLLFDLLRLHGVQMIEVPRTPLGPDVQVLQTLLAKYRPRALFINSFCHNPTGSSLAPVVARQIAQLTKTHGVLVIEDDVYADLHSGPGTRLAALGIDDHVIYVGSYSKTLSSSLRLGFVVAGSEVISRLAEVKMISSMGASRFGESVLACLLASGAYRKLVQRQRLRLNTDRQAALQVLEDAEWEVFGKPDAGLFIWARSRMSDYAQVRTQARRFGVLLSSASAFNPGGEPGDWQRINVAYACDPRARAFFQATTLNRP; encoded by the coding sequence ATGGAATTGAGAATTGATCGACAGGCATTGGTGCCGGTCGTACAGCAAATCGTTGACGCATTGGCTGGCTGGGTGCGTCATAACGAGCTGATGCCGGGAGCGCGTCTGCCTTCGGCGCGGCACATCGCGAGGGTCAATCTGCTCAGTCAGTCTTGCGTCGTCGAAGCCTGCGAGCGCCTGGTGGCCGAGGGCGTTCTGGCATCGCGCCATCGCGCCGGTTTCATTGTTGCCATTCCTGCGCCGGTCGCTCAGGAACAACAGGATTGTCCGTGGTTCGAGGGCGCTGAGATGAAGCACGGCGGCGCTGCGGGCGAACTCAAACTGGGTTGCGGCGGTTTGCCCGAACGCTGGCGGGAAACGGACGATCTGAGCTACGCGATTCGTCAGGTCAGCCGTACCGATATGGCCGGGCTGTTCAGCTACAGCACCTCCCTGGGGTTGCCGGTCTTGCGCCAGCAGATTCGCAAACGCCTCGAACTGCTCAGCATTGAAGTCGACGAGAACCGCATCCTGACGACAGCCGGAGCCAGTCACGGCCTCGACCTGATCGTGCGCACTTTGCTCAATCCCGGGGATTGCGTGGTGGTGGAACGTCCGGGTTATTCGCTGTTGTTCGATCTGCTCAGGCTGCACGGTGTGCAGATGATCGAGGTGCCGCGCACCCCGCTCGGGCCAGATGTGCAGGTGCTTCAAACGCTGTTGGCGAAGTACCGCCCCCGTGCGCTGTTCATCAACAGCTTCTGCCACAACCCTACGGGCAGCAGCCTTGCACCCGTGGTGGCGCGGCAAATTGCGCAACTGACCAAAACCCATGGGGTGCTGGTGATCGAAGATGACGTTTATGCGGACTTGCACAGTGGCCCCGGCACTCGCCTCGCCGCGTTGGGTATCGATGACCACGTGATTTACGTCGGCAGCTACTCCAAAACCCTCAGCAGTTCATTGCGGCTCGGCTTTGTCGTGGCCGGTAGCGAGGTTATTTCGCGGCTGGCCGAGGTCAAGATGATCAGCAGTATGGGTGCCTCAAGGTTCGGCGAATCGGTGCTGGCTTGTCTGTTGGCCAGCGGCGCCTATCGCAAACTGGTTCAACGCCAGCGCCTGCGTTTGAACACTGACCGGCAGGCCGCCCTGCAAGTGCTCGAGGACGCCGAATGGGAGGTCTTCGGCAAGCCCGACGCAGGCTTGTTCATCTGGGCGCGATCACGGATGTCCGACTATGCTCAGGTGCGCACGCAAGCCCGGCGTTTTGGTGTGTTGCTGTCTTCCGCCAGCGCATTCAACCCCGGCGGTGAACCTGGCGACTGGCAGCGTATCAACGTGGCGTATGCGTGTGATCCTCGCGCCCGGGCATTTTTTCAGGCCACTACTCTGAATCGACCTTAA
- a CDS encoding SDR family oxidoreductase, with translation MSMTFSGQVAVVTGAANGIGRATAQAFAAEGLKVVVADLDTAGGEGTVALIRTAGGEATFVRCNVTVESEVKHLMDEVVKTYGRLDYAFNNAGIEIEKGKLADGTLDEFDAIMGVNVKGVWLCMKYQLPLLLAQGGGAIVNTASVAGLGAAPKMSIYAASKHAVIGLTKSAAIEYAKKKIRVNAVCPAVIDTDMFRRAYEADPKKGEFANAMHPVGRIGKVEEIASAVLYLCSDGAAFTTGHSLAVDGGVTAF, from the coding sequence ATGAGCATGACGTTTTCCGGCCAGGTCGCTGTTGTGACCGGCGCTGCCAACGGTATTGGCCGCGCGACCGCCCAGGCATTCGCCGCTGAAGGGTTGAAAGTGGTGGTGGCCGACCTCGACACGGCCGGAGGCGAAGGCACCGTAGCGTTGATTCGTACGGCGGGCGGCGAAGCGACCTTCGTGCGCTGCAACGTCACGGTGGAAAGCGAAGTCAAACATCTGATGGACGAAGTGGTGAAGACATACGGCCGTCTGGACTATGCCTTCAACAACGCGGGCATCGAGATCGAGAAAGGCAAATTGGCCGACGGCACCCTTGACGAGTTCGACGCGATCATGGGCGTCAATGTCAAAGGCGTCTGGTTGTGCATGAAGTACCAGTTGCCCTTGCTGCTGGCCCAAGGCGGCGGTGCCATCGTCAACACCGCTTCGGTAGCAGGCCTTGGAGCCGCGCCGAAGATGAGCATTTATGCGGCATCGAAACATGCGGTGATCGGCCTGACCAAGTCAGCGGCCATCGAGTATGCCAAGAAAAAGATTCGCGTGAATGCGGTCTGCCCGGCGGTGATCGACACCGACATGTTCCGCCGAGCCTACGAAGCGGACCCGAAGAAGGGCGAGTTTGCCAACGCGATGCACCCGGTCGGGCGCATCGGCAAGGTCGAGGAAATTGCCAGCGCCGTGCTGTACCTGTGCAGCGACGGCGCGGCGTTCACCACCGGTCACTCGCTGGCGGTAGATGGTGGCGTCACGGCGTTCTAA
- a CDS encoding NADP-dependent oxidoreductase, producing the protein MTTQTNRQFLLAKRPVGAATRETFTYKEVPVGEPAAGQILVKNEYLSLDPAMRGWMNEGKSYIPPVGIGEVMRALGVGKVVASNNPGFAVGDYVNGALGVQDYFLGEPRGFYKVDPKLAPLPRYLSALGMTGMTAYFALLEVGAPKEGDTVVLSGAAGAVGSIAGQIAKIKGCRVIGIAGGADKCKFLIDELGFDGAIDYKNEDVHAGLKRECPKGVDVYFDNVGGDILDAVLSRINMKARVVICGAISQYNNKEAVKGPANYLALLVNRARMEGFVVMDYAAQFAAAGQEMAGWMAKGQLKSKEDIVEGLETFPETLMKLFSGENFGKLVLKV; encoded by the coding sequence ATGACTACCCAGACCAATCGCCAATTCCTGCTCGCCAAACGACCGGTGGGCGCGGCGACCCGCGAGACCTTCACCTATAAGGAAGTACCGGTCGGCGAACCGGCCGCGGGTCAGATCCTGGTCAAAAACGAATACCTGTCCCTCGACCCGGCGATGCGTGGCTGGATGAACGAAGGCAAGTCCTACATTCCACCGGTCGGTATCGGTGAAGTCATGCGCGCATTGGGCGTAGGCAAAGTCGTTGCCTCGAACAATCCCGGCTTTGCGGTCGGGGACTACGTCAACGGCGCCTTGGGTGTGCAGGATTATTTCCTTGGCGAGCCACGGGGTTTCTACAAGGTCGATCCTAAACTGGCGCCACTGCCGCGCTACCTGTCCGCCCTGGGCATGACCGGCATGACCGCTTATTTCGCCCTGCTCGAAGTCGGCGCCCCCAAAGAAGGTGACACCGTAGTGCTGTCAGGCGCGGCCGGTGCAGTGGGCAGCATTGCCGGGCAGATTGCCAAGATCAAAGGCTGTCGCGTGATTGGCATCGCGGGCGGCGCGGACAAGTGCAAATTCCTGATCGACGAACTGGGGTTCGACGGCGCCATCGACTACAAAAACGAAGACGTGCATGCCGGACTCAAGCGTGAATGCCCGAAAGGCGTCGACGTGTACTTCGACAACGTTGGCGGCGATATTCTCGACGCGGTTCTGAGCCGCATCAACATGAAGGCGCGGGTAGTGATTTGCGGTGCCATCAGCCAATACAACAACAAGGAAGCGGTCAAGGGTCCGGCCAACTACCTGGCATTGCTGGTCAATCGCGCGCGAATGGAAGGTTTTGTGGTGATGGACTATGCCGCGCAGTTCGCCGCCGCCGGACAGGAAATGGCCGGCTGGATGGCCAAGGGGCAGCTCAAGAGCAAGGAAGATATCGTTGAAGGTCTGGAGACGTTCCCGGAGACGCTGATGAAATTGTTCAGCGGCGAGAATTTCGGGAAGCTCGTACTGAAGGTCTAA
- the pyrF gene encoding orotidine-5'-phosphate decarboxylase codes for MSVCQTPIIVALDFPTRDAALKLADQLDPKLCRVKVGKELFTSCASEIVGTLRDKGFEVFLDLKFHDIPNTTAMAVKAAAEMGVWMVNVHCSGGLRMMAACREVLDRRTGPKPLLIGVTVLTSMEREDLAGIGLDIEPQEQVLRLAALAEKAGMDGLVCSALEAQALKSAHPSLQLVTPGIRPAGSAQDDQRRILTPRQALDAGSDYLVIGRPISQAADPAKALADVVAEIA; via the coding sequence ATGTCCGTCTGCCAGACTCCTATCATCGTCGCCCTGGATTTCCCCACCCGTGACGCCGCACTGAAGCTGGCCGATCAGTTGGACCCGAAACTGTGCCGGGTAAAAGTCGGCAAGGAACTGTTCACCAGCTGCGCCTCGGAAATCGTCGGCACCTTGCGCGACAAGGGCTTCGAAGTGTTCCTGGACCTCAAGTTCCACGACATTCCGAACACCACCGCCATGGCGGTCAAAGCGGCAGCGGAAATGGGCGTGTGGATGGTCAATGTGCATTGCTCCGGCGGCCTGCGCATGATGGCGGCCTGTCGTGAAGTGCTCGACCGGCGCACCGGCCCCAAGCCGCTATTGATCGGCGTGACCGTGCTGACCAGCATGGAGCGTGAGGATCTGGCGGGTATCGGCCTGGATATCGAACCGCAGGAGCAAGTGCTGCGCCTGGCAGCACTGGCGGAAAAAGCCGGAATGGACGGTCTGGTGTGCTCGGCCCTGGAAGCCCAGGCCTTGAAATCGGCTCACCCGTCGCTGCAACTGGTGACCCCGGGGATTCGCCCGGCGGGCAGTGCCCAGGACGATCAGCGCCGTATCCTGACACCGCGTCAGGCGCTGGATGCCGGTTCCGATTATCTGGTGATCGGCCGTCCGATCAGCCAGGCGGCCGATCCGGCCAAGGCGTTGGCCGACGTAGTGGCTGAAATCGCCTAA
- a CDS encoding response regulator yields MHSTPAPLNDDQKAPGDDKRWSIRALIVDDDVPIRELMIDYLARFNIHASGVTDGAAMRLALQAEHFDVVVLDLMLPGEDGLSLCRWLRAESDIPILMLTARCEPTDRIIGLELGADDYMAKPFEPRELVARIQTILRRVRDDRTEQRANIRFDNWRLNSVLRQLIAADGLVVPLSNAEFRLLWVFIERPRRVLSREQLLDAARGRSIEAFDRSIDLLVSRLRQKLGDDPKAPQLIKTVRGEGYLFDARDIG; encoded by the coding sequence ATGCACAGCACCCCAGCACCTTTGAACGACGATCAAAAAGCGCCCGGCGACGACAAGCGCTGGAGCATTCGCGCCCTGATCGTCGACGATGACGTCCCGATCCGCGAGTTGATGATCGACTATCTCGCCCGGTTCAACATTCACGCCAGCGGCGTCACCGACGGTGCCGCGATGCGCCTGGCGCTGCAAGCCGAGCATTTCGACGTGGTGGTGCTCGACCTGATGCTGCCTGGCGAAGACGGATTGTCGTTGTGCCGCTGGCTGCGCGCAGAATCGGACATTCCGATCCTGATGCTGACCGCGCGCTGCGAGCCCACCGACCGGATCATCGGCCTCGAGCTGGGTGCCGACGACTATATGGCCAAACCGTTCGAACCGCGCGAACTGGTCGCGCGGATTCAGACCATTCTGCGTCGGGTGCGCGACGATCGTACTGAACAGCGTGCGAACATTCGCTTCGACAACTGGCGCCTGAACAGCGTGCTGCGCCAATTGATCGCGGCCGATGGCCTTGTCGTGCCGCTGTCCAACGCCGAATTCCGCCTGCTCTGGGTGTTCATCGAACGTCCGCGCCGGGTGCTCAGCCGCGAACAACTGCTCGATGCCGCCCGCGGGCGCTCGATCGAAGCCTTTGATCGCAGCATCGACTTGCTGGTCTCGCGCTTGCGCCAGAAGCTGGGCGATGACCCCAAAGCCCCACAGTTGATCAAAACCGTTCGCGGTGAAGGTTACCTGTTCGACGCACGAGACATCGGCTGA
- a CDS encoding sensor histidine kinase — protein MRARFDTLFGRLFGVLLLAIILAHLLAFAWFHHYGPPPPPPPPEFSQGIDGQRPPMGPRFENRPPRPWFGGPLVPLTFQCVSLIIAAWYGAKLLSRPIQRLSDAAERLSENLDSAPLEESGPREARQAAYTFNLMQKRIIEQVQQRSRMLGAVSHDLRTPLSRLKLRLEKIDDDKLQGQMRQDLDDMIGMLDATLTYLHEQRTSEARQWMDVQALVESLSENAQDQGADVQASGHCAPLQVQPMALRSCINNLLDNALRYAGQALITLEDNRDLLVIRVIDHGPGIAADKREAVFEPFFRLEGSRNRNSGGVGLGMTIAREAAERLGGQLSLEETLGGGLTAVIRLPRA, from the coding sequence ATGCGGGCGCGCTTCGATACGCTGTTCGGCCGTCTGTTTGGCGTGCTGCTGCTGGCGATCATCCTGGCGCACCTGTTGGCGTTTGCCTGGTTTCACCATTACGGCCCGCCGCCGCCCCCACCGCCGCCTGAGTTTTCCCAAGGCATCGACGGGCAGCGTCCACCGATGGGCCCGCGCTTCGAAAACCGGCCACCGCGACCGTGGTTCGGCGGCCCCTTGGTACCACTGACCTTCCAGTGTGTCTCGTTGATCATTGCCGCCTGGTACGGCGCCAAGTTGCTCAGCCGGCCGATCCAGCGTTTAAGCGACGCCGCCGAGCGCCTGAGTGAAAACCTCGACAGCGCGCCACTGGAGGAGTCCGGGCCACGGGAAGCCCGGCAAGCGGCCTACACCTTTAACTTGATGCAAAAACGCATTATCGAACAAGTGCAGCAGCGCTCGCGGATGCTCGGCGCAGTATCCCACGACCTGCGTACGCCGCTGTCTCGTCTCAAGCTGCGGCTGGAGAAAATCGACGACGACAAGTTGCAGGGCCAGATGCGTCAGGACCTGGATGACATGATCGGCATGCTCGACGCCACCCTCACTTATCTGCACGAGCAGCGCACCAGTGAGGCTCGGCAGTGGATGGATGTGCAAGCGTTGGTGGAGTCCTTGAGCGAAAACGCCCAGGACCAGGGCGCCGACGTCCAGGCCAGCGGCCACTGCGCGCCGCTGCAAGTGCAGCCGATGGCCTTGCGCTCGTGCATCAATAATCTGTTGGACAACGCCTTGCGCTATGCCGGGCAGGCGCTGATCACACTTGAAGACAATCGTGACCTTCTGGTGATCCGAGTCATCGATCACGGCCCGGGTATTGCCGCGGATAAACGTGAAGCGGTGTTCGAGCCGTTCTTTCGCCTGGAGGGTTCGCGTAACCGCAACTCCGGTGGCGTCGGCCTGGGCATGACCATCGCCCGCGAAGCGGCGGAACGGCTAGGTGGGCAATTGAGTCTGGAAGAAACCCTCGGTGGTGGCCTGACCGCCGTCATCCGCCTGCCCCGCGCCTGA
- the xopAW gene encoding EF-hand domain-containing protein: MIGSVSNYTAYTSASTATTNSARSQQFQKELFAKLDSNSDGAVDQGELKSALSQKSDDGLLVSLSKNFAKLDSDSSGNLSSEEMAAMAPPTPSQHDQPPSTELADTLISALDANGDGAISSDELSNGLSNAGSSANSKDIFSALDKNEDGTVSKDELTASLTPPPPPQQVSSDALFSQLDTDSDGSVTATELSSALQASNSTSSTSTDTSTALLKALDSDSSGGVSSDELKAALQAGREKTSDSSTGQFNVNEALNKMIANLSKQYSLDNVASVGKYLNMST; this comes from the coding sequence ATGATCGGTAGCGTCAGCAATTACACCGCCTATACCAGCGCCAGCACCGCCACAACCAACAGTGCCCGCAGCCAACAATTCCAGAAAGAACTGTTCGCCAAGCTCGACAGCAATAGCGACGGGGCGGTGGATCAGGGCGAATTGAAAAGCGCGCTTTCGCAAAAATCCGACGATGGCCTGTTGGTCAGCCTGAGCAAAAACTTCGCCAAGCTCGACAGCGACAGCAGCGGCAACCTGAGCAGCGAAGAAATGGCCGCAATGGCGCCGCCGACGCCATCGCAGCATGACCAGCCACCGAGCACTGAACTGGCCGACACACTGATCAGCGCCCTGGACGCCAACGGTGACGGTGCCATCAGCAGCGACGAACTGAGCAACGGCCTGAGCAACGCCGGTAGCAGTGCCAACAGCAAAGACATCTTCTCGGCCCTGGACAAGAACGAAGACGGCACCGTCAGCAAGGATGAGCTGACCGCCAGCCTGACGCCGCCTCCACCGCCGCAACAGGTCTCCAGCGACGCACTGTTCAGCCAGCTCGATACCGACAGCGATGGCAGCGTGACCGCCACTGAACTGAGCAGCGCGTTGCAGGCGAGCAACAGCACGTCATCGACCAGCACCGACACCAGCACGGCGTTACTCAAAGCGCTGGACAGTGACAGCAGCGGTGGCGTCAGCAGCGATGAACTCAAAGCTGCATTGCAAGCAGGTCGCGAGAAAACCAGCGACAGTTCCACCGGTCAGTTCAACGTCAATGAAGCGCTGAACAAGATGATCGCCAATCTGAGCAAGCAGTATTCGCTCGATAACGTGGCGAGTGTGGGCAAGTACCTGAACATGTCGACCTGA
- a CDS encoding AI-2E family transporter encodes MPNNDRLLVQILLLVLFGASFWVMAPFWSALFWGAVLAFASWPLMRLLTRWLNGRESLAAALLTLGWMLLVAVPLVWLGFNLADHVRDATAFIKDVQVDGLPEAPVWLGSVPLVGARLVVIWNSIDQQGAAAMVAVKPYLGQVGNWLLARSAQIGGGILELTLSIVFVFFFYRDGPRLAAFVHGLLERLIGDRAGYYIELVAGTVQRVVNGVIGTAAAQALLALIGFLIAGVPGALVLGIVTFLLSLIPMGPPLVWIPATAWLAWKGEYGMAVFLGIWGTFIISGVDNVLKPYLISRGGNLPLVIVLLGVFGGLIAFGFIGLFIGPTLLAVAYSLLTDWSKSQARVEDRRP; translated from the coding sequence ATGCCCAATAACGATCGGCTGTTGGTGCAGATTCTGCTCCTGGTGCTGTTTGGCGCGAGCTTCTGGGTGATGGCGCCGTTTTGGTCGGCGCTGTTCTGGGGCGCGGTGCTGGCGTTTGCCAGTTGGCCGTTGATGCGTTTGCTGACCCGCTGGCTCAACGGTCGAGAGTCCCTGGCGGCGGCGCTGCTGACCCTCGGCTGGATGTTGCTGGTGGCGGTGCCGCTGGTATGGCTGGGCTTCAACCTGGCAGACCATGTGCGCGATGCCACGGCATTCATCAAGGATGTACAGGTCGACGGTCTGCCTGAAGCACCGGTCTGGCTGGGCAGCGTTCCCTTGGTCGGCGCACGGCTGGTGGTGATCTGGAACAGTATCGACCAGCAGGGCGCGGCGGCGATGGTGGCCGTCAAACCTTATCTGGGGCAGGTCGGCAACTGGTTGCTGGCGCGCAGTGCACAGATCGGTGGCGGGATTCTCGAGCTGACGCTGAGCATTGTTTTCGTGTTCTTTTTCTACCGGGACGGGCCACGGTTGGCGGCATTTGTTCATGGCTTGCTGGAACGGCTGATCGGTGACCGCGCCGGTTATTACATCGAATTGGTGGCGGGGACGGTGCAGCGGGTGGTGAACGGGGTGATCGGGACAGCCGCGGCGCAGGCGCTGCTCGCGTTGATCGGGTTCCTGATTGCCGGGGTGCCCGGGGCTCTGGTGCTAGGCATCGTGACGTTCTTGCTGAGCCTGATTCCGATGGGGCCACCCCTGGTCTGGATTCCGGCCACCGCGTGGCTGGCCTGGAAGGGCGAATACGGAATGGCGGTGTTCCTCGGGATTTGGGGGACATTCATCATCAGCGGCGTCGACAACGTGCTGAAGCCGTACCTGATCAGCCGGGGCGGAAATTTGCCGCTGGTGATCGTATTGCTTGGCGTGTTTGGCGGGTTGATTGCTTTCGGGTTTATCGGGTTGTTCATCGGGCCGACGTTACTGGCGGTTGCGTACAGTCTGTTGACTGACTGGAGCAAAAGTCAGGCGCGGGTCGAAGATCGCCGACCTTAA
- a CDS encoding DUF4892 domain-containing protein yields the protein MRSFSVLALCCFSPLLFAADVPGSQDLPIVPRLADAQIVDYRPAVELERIYPLGSIRKISGQLRFDGQVSARGQTTSVTYELPAEHTSTEAFTAAREALQKQGAELLFWCQARDCGESSLWANEVFTNAKLYGADDQQAYLLLRLAAPKDNTLVALYGITRGNRKAYLHVEQFDAAAPLGDLQPTSATLLRQLKSTGELDFPKLSADPDETWLRLISRGLNLDTTLRISVSGAKAEAWRQALIGQGVRAARMETGSAEGSGLHIELLR from the coding sequence ATGCGTTCATTCAGTGTGTTGGCGCTGTGTTGTTTCAGTCCCTTGTTGTTTGCCGCCGATGTCCCGGGCAGTCAGGACTTGCCGATCGTGCCGCGTCTGGCCGATGCGCAGATCGTCGACTATCGTCCGGCGGTGGAACTCGAGCGGATCTATCCGCTGGGCTCGATCCGCAAGATCAGCGGCCAGCTGCGTTTCGACGGTCAGGTCAGCGCCCGGGGGCAAACCACGTCGGTGACCTACGAGCTGCCGGCGGAACACACCTCCACGGAAGCCTTTACGGCCGCCCGCGAAGCCTTGCAAAAGCAGGGCGCCGAGCTGCTGTTCTGGTGCCAGGCGCGCGATTGCGGCGAAAGCAGCCTGTGGGCCAATGAAGTGTTCACCAACGCCAAACTCTATGGTGCCGACGACCAGCAGGCGTACTTGCTGCTGCGTCTGGCCGCGCCAAAGGACAACACGCTCGTCGCGCTTTACGGCATCACGCGCGGCAATCGCAAAGCGTATCTGCATGTCGAACAATTCGACGCCGCAGCGCCGCTGGGTGATTTGCAGCCGACCTCGGCAACCTTGCTGCGACAGCTCAAAAGCACGGGTGAACTCGATTTTCCCAAGCTGAGTGCCGATCCTGATGAGACCTGGTTGCGTTTGATTTCCCGTGGGTTGAACCTGGACACCACGTTGCGCATCAGTGTTTCAGGGGCCAAGGCCGAAGCCTGGCGACAAGCGCTGATCGGGCAGGGCGTGCGTGCGGCGCGCATGGAAACCGGTAGCGCCGAAGGCTCTGGCCTGCACATCGAACTGTTGCGATAA
- a CDS encoding glutathione S-transferase family protein encodes MIDLYTAATPNGHKVSIVLEELGLPYTVHALSFDKKEQKSEDFLKINPNGRIPAIVDRDNGDFAVFESGAILIYLAELSGKLMPQDPKGRSVVLQWLMFQMGGIGPMQGQANVFFRYFPEKLQGAIDRYQHETRRLYEVLDTRLQAVEFLAGEYSIADIATFPWVRGHEWSGVSVEGLTALQRWMATLEARPAVQRGLLVPERTDDASIIKGAQAMLIR; translated from the coding sequence ATGATAGATCTCTACACCGCTGCGACCCCGAATGGCCACAAGGTCTCTATCGTGCTCGAGGAACTCGGCCTGCCCTACACGGTGCATGCCTTGAGTTTCGACAAAAAGGAACAGAAGTCCGAGGATTTCCTCAAGATCAATCCCAATGGCCGGATTCCGGCGATTGTTGACCGCGACAACGGCGATTTTGCCGTGTTCGAATCCGGCGCCATCCTGATTTACCTCGCAGAACTCAGCGGCAAGCTGATGCCCCAGGACCCCAAAGGGCGCTCGGTGGTGTTGCAGTGGCTGATGTTCCAGATGGGCGGGATCGGTCCGATGCAGGGCCAGGCCAATGTGTTTTTCCGCTATTTCCCGGAAAAGCTCCAGGGCGCCATTGATCGTTATCAACATGAAACCCGTCGCCTCTATGAAGTGCTCGACACGCGCCTGCAAGCCGTGGAGTTTCTGGCCGGCGAGTACAGCATTGCCGACATCGCCACCTTCCCGTGGGTCCGCGGCCATGAGTGGTCCGGTGTCTCGGTGGAGGGCCTGACGGCCTTGCAACGCTGGATGGCGACCCTGGAGGCGCGTCCGGCGGTGCAGCGTGGTTTGCTGGTGCCGGAGCGTACCGATGACGCCAGTATCATCAAGGGTGCCCAGGCCATGCTGATCCGATGA